TGTCTATCTCAATAAATTTCGCTCCCACAGCTGCAAGAGCTGCTTTTGTTGCAAGAGTATCTCTTGATAGGAGGGGATTTAATACCTTACTCTTCCCCTCAGCCATAGCTGACAAAATAAATGCTCTATGTGATATTGACTTATCTGACGGTACAACTATTTCACCTTTTAACGTATTCACCTTTTCAAAACTTATCATAGCGCTTCCCTCAACCCTTTAACCTTTGAAATCATGCTTTTCATTAGGTCGTAATCGTTTGATTTTATAGCATTTTTCCATTTTGTAAGCTCCTCAATATATCTATCAATCAGCTGCTGTAGGTTGTCACTGTTATCAAAAAATATATCTGACCACATCGTAGGGTTACTTTTTGCAATCCGTGTAAAATCTCTAAACCCGCCTCCAGTAAAACTAAATGCCAATGAATCTTCATTTTCAACAAAATCTATCAAAGAAAAAGCTATTAAGTGTGGAAAGTGACTGATAAGACCAAATATTTTATCATGCCTATCTACATCCATAACATTCACTTTCATACCTATTTGACTGTGCAGATTTTTAAGTGCACCTAAAAACTCTTTCTGCTCTGAGTCTATCAAAATATGGTAAGCATTTTTAAAGATATCTGCTTCTGAGTTTTCAAAGCCTGATACCTCTTTTCCTGCAATAGGGTGCCCGCCGACAAAGTTGAGATTTAAATCTTTTGCTTTCTCACAAATGCTTTTCTTAGTGCTGCAACCGTCAGTAATAAATGTAGTTACCTTTTTGCCCCCAAGATATTCTAAAAATTTCAAAGCCGAATTAACAGGCAAACAAATATAAATAAGATCAAGTTCAAAATTTAAAAACTCATCTTCGTTATCGGTCAGCCCTTCAAAGATAAATGACTCAGCCGCACTGCCAAGACATTCAACACTTTTATCAAACCCATAAACTTTAATCCCTTGTTCAACAAAAGCCTTTGCAAACGAACCACCGATAAGCCCAAGTCCGGCTATCCCTATTTTATTAAAATGAATATTTTCCAAAATAACTTATTCCTCTATATGTTTTTCAACTGTAGCAGCAATAATTTTTATTCGCTTCATCAAAATATCAAACTCTTCAGGAGTAATTGATTGATCACCGTCACTCATAGCCTCAGATGGTTTTGGATGCACTTCAATCATTAATCCATCAGCTCCTGCTGCAATAGCAGCTTGTGCCATCGGCAAAATACAATCCCTTCTCCCTGTGCCATGGCTTGGGTCAACCACAATTGGCAAATGACTCATCCCTTTAATTACAGGCACTGCAGACAAGTCTAAAAGGTTTCTTGTTTCACTGTCAAAGCTTCTTATGCCTCTTTCGCAAAGGATTATATTATAATTTCCTTCAGATGCAATGTATTCAGCAGCCATCAAAAACTCTTTAATGGTAGCACAAATCCCTCTCTTGAGCATGCAAGGGATATTAGACTTACCCACCTCTTTTAACAGCCTGAAATTTTGCATATTTCTTGCACCGATTTGAATTATATCGGTGTATTTTCCAACCGCATCAAGGTCTCTAGGGTCCATAAGTTCAGTTATTACAAGCATATTATATTCATCAGCAGCTTCTCTTAAGTATTTCAAACCTTCCTCTCCAAGCCCCTGAAAAGCATAAGGAGAAGTCCTTGGTTTAAAAGCGCCGCCCCTTAATATCCTCGCACCTGATGCATGCACTCTGGAAGCTACCTCAAAAAGCATCTCCCTGTTTTCCACTGAGCATGGTCCTGCCATTACAACACTGTGCTTGCCGCCAATTTTAAACCCTTTGATATCAAGCACAGAATCTTCTTTTTTAAATTCACTGCTGACAAGTTTAAAAGGTTTAAATACAGGGACAACT
This DNA window, taken from Deferrivibrio essentukiensis, encodes the following:
- the aroF gene encoding 3-deoxy-7-phosphoheptulonate synthase, encoding MIIVLKNGVSQADVDFLVEKLNSYGFKTHIYLNEGKTVIGLVGDESVLRDKPLSSFPGVEKVVPVFKPFKLVSSEFKKEDSVLDIKGFKIGGKHSVVMAGPCSVENREMLFEVASRVHASGARILRGGAFKPRTSPYAFQGLGEEGLKYLREAADEYNMLVITELMDPRDLDAVGKYTDIIQIGARNMQNFRLLKEVGKSNIPCMLKRGICATIKEFLMAAEYIASEGNYNIILCERGIRSFDSETRNLLDLSAVPVIKGMSHLPIVVDPSHGTGRRDCILPMAQAAIAAGADGLMIEVHPKPSEAMSDGDQSITPEEFDILMKRIKIIAATVEKHIEE
- a CDS encoding prephenate dehydrogenase, whose translation is MENIHFNKIGIAGLGLIGGSFAKAFVEQGIKVYGFDKSVECLGSAAESFIFEGLTDNEDEFLNFELDLIYICLPVNSALKFLEYLGGKKVTTFITDGCSTKKSICEKAKDLNLNFVGGHPIAGKEVSGFENSEADIFKNAYHILIDSEQKEFLGALKNLHSQIGMKVNVMDVDRHDKIFGLISHFPHLIAFSLIDFVENEDSLAFSFTGGGFRDFTRIAKSNPTMWSDIFFDNSDNLQQLIDRYIEELTKWKNAIKSNDYDLMKSMISKVKGLREAL